The Juglans regia cultivar Chandler chromosome 2, Walnut 2.0, whole genome shotgun sequence genome includes a window with the following:
- the LOC108985423 gene encoding pentatricopeptide repeat-containing protein At5g55840, whose amino-acid sequence MEKSIYAILTVDRWESLNHMEYRLASLRPVHGKLALKFLNWVTKQPGLEPKHLTHILCVTTHVLVRARMYGAAKSILRHLTQTGIGPNSVFGAFMNTYPLCKASPAVFDLLIRVYVGEGMVGDAVETFNLMGFRGFQPSVFTCNMILASMVKDRRVGSAWSLFKEMLGREVCPNVATFNILINALCVEGKLKKAGYLLTKMEESGYFPTIVTYNTLLNWYCKKGIYKAAFELIDHMGSKGIKADVCTYNMFLDDLCRNNRSAKGYLLLRKMRKRMVYPNEVTYNTLINGFVKEGKIGVATRLLDEMSLLDLSPNCITYNTLVDGHCSKGNFEEAFRLLDLMEAGGLQPNDVSYGTLLNGLCKQAKFHLARSVLERIRTKGLKVGCIAYTAVIDGLCKNGLLDEAVRLFYEVFTDCVNPDAITFSVLINGFCTVGKLRSAKEIICKMYKAGLVPNSIIYSTLVYNFCKMGNITEALKIYTAMNRNGHDVDHFTCNMLVASLCGAGKLVEAENFMHHMSRVGLGPNSVTFDCIIDGYGSLGDGLKAFSMFDEMIKVGHHPSPFTYGSLLKGLCKGGNLGEAKSFLNKLHFIPSAVDTVLYNTILAEICKLGNLQEAVVLLDDMVQNSVMPDSYTYTILLSGLCRKGKLVAAILLSEKLMEKGTLCPNLALYTCLVDGLFKGGQSKAALYLYEEMENKGLNPDTIALNAVLDGYSRMGKLVWANDVFSNMISRSLCPNLATYNILLHGYSKKQILIACSRLYGLMIRTGFLPDKLTCHSLILGLSESGMLDIGIKMLKKMTMEGVTADQCTFNMLITKCCETGDMQKAFDLVNIMNYLGVLSDVDTQNAILNGLVRASSFHESHIFLHDMLERGFTPNCVQYITLINGMCRVGDVQGAFKLKDEMEALGICSRDVAESATVRGLARCGKIEEAMLLFNFMLRRQLVPTTATFTSLMHVFCKVANLTEALKLRGIMEHCGMKLDVAAYNVLVSGHCTNGDVVAAFELYEEMKQRGLWPNTTTYTVLIDAISAENNNTGKGEILLKDLQERGWISCVWGGSTQQLNEGLTIAKEKISLLMKNKRKRKKAKSK is encoded by the coding sequence ATGGAGAAGAGCATTTATGCAATTCTTACCGTAGACCGTTGGGAGTCATTGAATCACATGGAATATAGGTTGGCTTCACTTAGACCTGTGCATGGGAAGCTGGCCTTGAAATTCCTCAACTGGGTCACCAAACAACCTGGTTTGGAACCCAAACATCTTACCCATATACTATGCGTCACAACCCACGTACTTGTTAGAGCTAGAATGTATGGCGCTGCCAAATCAATTTTGAGGCACTTAACCCAAACGGGTATTGGGCCAAATTCGGTTTTTGGTGCTTTCATGAACACATACCCTCTTTGCAAGGCAAGTCCTGCTGTTTTTGATCTTCTAATTAGGGTTTATGTTGGAGAAGGGATGGTTGGTGATGCTGTAGAGACTTTCAATTTGATGGGCTTTCGGGGATTTCAGCCGTCAGTGTTTACTTGTAATATGATTCTTGCCTCAATGGTGAAAGATCGGAGAGTTGGCTCAGCGTGGTCTCTTTTCAAGGAAATGCTTGGAAGGGAGGTTTGTCCCAATGTTGCTACTTTTAACATATTGATAAATGCATTATGTGTAGAAGGGAAGCTTAAAAAAGCAGGTTATCTGCTTACAAAGATGGAAGAGAGTGGTTACTTTCCAACTATAGTTACTTATAATACATTGCTCAATTGGTATTGTAAGAAGGGGATATACAAAGCTGCATTTGAACTGATTGATCATATGGGATCTAAGGGCATCAAAGCAGATGTTTGTACATATAATATGTTTCTTGATGATTTGTGCAGAAACAACAGAAGTGCAAAAGGTTATTTGCTGCTAAGAAAGATGAGGAAAAGGATGGTATATCCAAATGAAGTGACTTACAATACTCTGATTAATGGGTTTGTTAAGGAGGGAAAGATTGGAGTTGCTACACGGCTTTTGGATGAGATGTCATTGCTTGATCTTTCACCGAATTGCATTACTTACAATACTTTGGTCGATGGGCACTGTAGCAAGGGTAATTTTGAAGAAGCATTTAGACTTTTGGATTTGATGGAAGCTGGGGGTTTGCAACCTAATGATGTCAGTTATGGGACTCTATTAAATGGGCTGTGCAAGCAGGCCAAGTTTCACTTAGCAAGAAGTGTTCTAGAGAGAATAAGGACAAAGGGGTTAAAAGTAGGTTGTATTGCATACACAGCAGTGATTGATGGGTTATGCAAAAATGGGTTGCTTGATGAAGCTGTCCGGTTGTTCTATGAGGTGTTCACAGATTGTGTCAATCCTGATGCTATCACATTTTCAGTGCTTATAAACGGATTTTGCACAGTGGGGAAGTTAAGAAGCGCAAAGGAGATAATATGTAAAATGTATAAAGCCGGACTAGTACCAAACAGTATCATATACTctacattagtttataatttctGCAAGATGGGAAATATTACAGAGGCTTTGAAAATCTATACAGCTATGAATCGCAATGGCCATGATGTAGACCATTTCACATGTAACATGTTGGTTGCTTCTTTATGTGGAGCTGGAAAACTTGTAGAGGCAGAAAATTTCATGCATCACATGAGCAGGGTTGGCCTTGGTCCTAACTCCGTCACTTTTGATTGCATTATAGATGGCTACGGAAGTTTGGGTGATGGGTTAAAAGCATTTTCTATGTTTGACGAAATGATTAAAGTAGGTCATCACCCAAGTCCATTCACATATGGGAGTTTATTGAAAGGACTATGCAAGGGTGGAAATCTTGGGGAGGCAAAGAGTTTTTTGAATAAACTCCACTTTATTCCCTCTGCTGTAGATACTGTTCTCTACAATACAATTCTTGCTGAGATATGTAAACTGGGGAATTTGCAGGAGGCAGTCGTCCTGCTTGATGATATGGTCCAGAATAGTGTGATGCCTGACAGTTATACGTACACCATTCTTCTTTCTGGGCTATGCAGGAAAGGCAAATTGGTTGCTGCTATCCTGTTGTCGGAGAAATTGATGGAAAAAGGAACTTTATGTCCAAATCTGGCGTTGTATACTTGTTTGGTTGATGGCCTTTTCAAGGGCGGCCAATCAAAGGCAGCTTTGTATCTTTATGAAGAGATGGAGAACAAAGGCCTGAACCCTGATACAATTGCACTTAATGCAGTTTTAGATGGATACTCGAGGATGGGAAAACTGGTTTGGGCAAATGACGTCTTTTCTAATATGATAAGCAGAAGTTTGTGTCCTAATTTGGCTACATATAATATTCTCTTGCATGGATATTCAAAGAAACAGATTTTAATAGCATGTTCTAGATTGTATGGTCTTATGATCAGGACAGGTTTTCTACCTGACAAATTAACATGCCATTCTCTTATTCTTGGGCTTAGCGAGTCTGGTATGTTGGACATTGGTATCAAAATGTTGAAAAAGATGACAATGGAAGGTGTTACAGCTGATCAGTGTACTTTTAACATGCTTATTACCAAGTGTTGTGAAACCGGTGATATGCAGAAAGCCTTTGATCTGGTTAATATAATGAACTATTTGGGAGTTCTTTCTGATGTAGATACCCAAAATGCCATCTTAAATGGACTGGTTAGAGCTTCATCTTTCCATGAATCCCATATTTTTCTGCATGACATGTTGGAAAGGGGTTTTACTCCTAATTGTGTGCAATATATCACACTAATTAATGGTATGTGTAGAGTGGGAGATGTACAAGGAGCATTCAAGCTAAAAGATGAGATGGAAGCACTAGGTATCTGTTCACGCGATGTTGCTGAGAGTGCTACGGTTAGAGGGCTTGCACGATGTGGGAAAATTGAGGAAGCCATGCTgctttttaatttcatgctTCGGAGGCAACTCGTTCCAACTACTGCAACTTTTACATCTTTGATGCACGTGTTCTGCAAGGTTGCTAACCTCACAGAGGCTCTAAAGTTGAGGGGCATCATGGAACATTGTGGTATGAAGCTTGATGTTGCTGCCTATAATGTACTCGTTTCAGGCCACTGCactaatggtgatgtggtggcTGCATTTGAACTTTATGAAGAGATGAAACAAAGAGGACTCTGGCCCAACACCACCACCTATACTGTTCTCATTGATGCCATTTCAGCTGAAAACAATAATACTGGCAAGGGTGAAATACTTTTGAAGGACTTGCAGGAAAGAGGTTGGATTTCTTGCGTTTGGGGTGGAAGCACCCAACAATTAAATGAGGGTTTGACAATCGCCAAGGAGAAAATAAGTCtgttaatgaaaaacaaaaggaagcgAAAGAAGGCCAAAAGCAAATAG